The following are encoded together in the Bradymonas sediminis genome:
- a CDS encoding SulP family inorganic anion transporter codes for MNDSNGSQRTAPSFVDLFTPKLITVLREGYSLAKLRGDAIAGLTVAIVALPLSMAIAIASGATPAQGLYTAIIGGFLVSMLSGSRYQVGGPAGAFIVLVASTVALHGMDGLILATLLSGIMLAIAGFLRLGVFIKFIPYPVTVGFTAGIAIIIGASQLKDFFGLTIEDEPGAFLAKIVALWDVRASMTWVSLALALAALAIILGLRRWRPQWPGMLIAIAAGALAAAFLDLPVSTIGTEFGGIPSALPAPKMPALSMDKVIAVMPAAVSFTMLGAIESLLSAVVADGMTGRRHRSNCELVAQGVANIGSALFGGFCVTGTIARTATNVRAGSNGPISGMLHSVFLLLFMLLAAPLAAYIPLAALAAVLLVVSWNMIEKSAISILMRSGSGEAAVLAVTFILTVFKGLTEAILVGVLMGALLFIRRMSTMLEVESDTPFVSADRADADTITPTDGAPSTDPAIVIYRITGVLFFGAAASIDSILDRIQDKHRALIIDFSEVPLLDATSANIIDGLAEKAQKRKIDLWLTGTRPKVQQVLEVHGLHPPLMTYADTVEDAIADFHQGAPK; via the coding sequence GTGAACGATTCCAACGGCAGTCAACGCACTGCGCCAAGCTTTGTCGATCTCTTTACCCCGAAACTCATAACGGTGCTGCGCGAAGGCTATAGCCTGGCGAAGCTGCGCGGCGATGCCATCGCCGGGCTCACCGTCGCCATCGTCGCGCTGCCGCTGTCGATGGCCATCGCGATTGCCTCGGGCGCCACGCCGGCGCAGGGGCTATATACCGCGATTATCGGCGGCTTTCTCGTCTCCATGCTGTCGGGTTCACGCTATCAGGTCGGCGGGCCGGCCGGGGCGTTTATCGTCCTGGTCGCCTCCACGGTCGCGCTGCACGGCATGGACGGCCTCATCCTCGCCACCCTCCTCTCCGGCATCATGCTGGCGATCGCAGGTTTTTTGCGCTTAGGGGTGTTTATCAAATTTATCCCCTATCCGGTGACCGTCGGGTTTACCGCGGGCATCGCGATCATCATCGGGGCGAGCCAATTGAAGGACTTCTTCGGGCTGACCATCGAAGACGAACCCGGCGCATTCCTGGCCAAAATCGTGGCGCTCTGGGACGTGCGGGCGAGTATGACGTGGGTGTCGTTGGCGCTGGCGTTGGCGGCCCTGGCCATCATCCTGGGGCTTCGCCGCTGGCGTCCTCAATGGCCAGGCATGCTCATCGCCATCGCGGCCGGCGCGCTCGCCGCGGCCTTTCTCGATCTTCCTGTCTCGACCATCGGCACCGAATTCGGCGGCATTCCCTCGGCCCTGCCCGCGCCAAAGATGCCCGCCTTGTCGATGGATAAGGTCATCGCTGTGATGCCCGCTGCGGTGTCTTTCACGATGCTCGGGGCAATCGAATCGCTTCTTTCGGCCGTGGTCGCCGACGGCATGACCGGCCGGCGCCACCGCTCAAATTGCGAGCTCGTCGCCCAGGGCGTCGCGAATATTGGCTCCGCCCTTTTTGGCGGCTTCTGCGTCACCGGCACCATCGCGCGCACGGCGACAAATGTGCGCGCAGGCTCAAACGGGCCGATTTCGGGGATGCTTCACTCGGTTTTTCTGCTGCTCTTTATGCTGCTCGCCGCCCCGCTGGCCGCCTATATCCCGCTGGCCGCCCTGGCCGCGGTGCTGCTGGTGGTGTCGTGGAATATGATCGAGAAATCCGCGATCTCTATCCTGATGCGCTCCGGAAGCGGCGAAGCGGCGGTGCTCGCGGTGACCTTCATCTTGACGGTCTTTAAAGGCCTGACCGAGGCGATTCTGGTCGGTGTCCTGATGGGCGCGCTGCTCTTTATTCGCCGCATGAGCACGATGCTCGAGGTCGAGTCCGACACCCCATTTGTGAGCGCGGATCGCGCCGATGCCGACACCATTACGCCGACCGATGGCGCACCATCCACCGACCCGGCGATCGTCATCTACCGTATCACCGGCGTGCTATTCTTTGGCGCGGCCGCCTCAATCGATAGCATCCTGGACCGCATTCAGGATAAACATCGCGCGTTGATCATCGACTTCAGCGAAGTGCCGCTTTTAGACGCAACCAGCGCCAATATCATCGACGGGCTGGCCGAAAAGGCCCAAAAACGCAAGATTGACTTGTGGTTGACGGGCACGCGCCCCAAAGTCCAGCAAGTCCTCGAGGTGCACGGGCTGCACCCGCCGCTGATGACCTACGCCGACACGGTCGAGGACGCGATCGCGGATTTCCACCAGGGCGCGCCTAAGTAA
- the ruvX gene encoding Holliday junction resolvase RuvX — protein sequence MSSDEENASNKSAGPFLGLDIGDRRIGVARADGATRIAIPAETVEAGRGARAAQYIAGLVAEQGCQTIVVGWPLTLEGEEGRAVQKVQRFIDRLMPAIAAEKGDDANLPEVIRWDERMTTTAAESFLIGADVSRSRRKKVVDQIAATHILQGYIDSL from the coding sequence ATGAGTTCCGACGAAGAGAACGCGTCCAACAAATCAGCAGGGCCGTTTCTGGGGTTGGATATCGGCGACAGGCGCATCGGCGTGGCCCGGGCAGACGGGGCCACGCGCATCGCGATTCCGGCCGAGACGGTCGAGGCCGGGCGCGGCGCGCGCGCTGCGCAATATATCGCGGGTCTGGTGGCCGAGCAGGGCTGCCAGACCATCGTCGTGGGGTGGCCGCTGACCCTCGAGGGCGAAGAAGGGCGCGCGGTCCAAAAGGTCCAGCGCTTCATCGACCGCTTGATGCCGGCCATCGCCGCGGAGAAGGGCGATGACGCCAATCTGCCCGAGGTGATACGCTGGGATGAGCGCATGACCACGACGGCGGCCGAGAGCTTTTTGATCGGCGCGGATGTCTCGCGAAGCCGGCGAAAAAAGGTCGTCGACCAGATCGCCGCGACTCACATTCTTCAGGGTTATATCGATTCGCTTTGA
- a CDS encoding transglycosylase SLT domain-containing protein, with protein MPSNFVKILPICAAMLLLPATAFAQTSSLDDGLVAEALPAGFCLTQSPTGRTLCEQAANEYAQGHHVMAAENWEKAAQLLSERSERLRAPGEDAQVWPGQVDLLVLGANAWETSEAYSRAGLAYLKAAKIADNLAPYLHYKAAQNLVRAPNPPTDILARIRQGDALKQGFAGSDLVEAKIEALLNEGLPAAETLTTALTGSAAREACMWASAEVVTHAAKPGAGALQELVYGHCLPDEVDAKFTKLKLDPPAAMRLARADRWFGAVRFKNALAELETVDLAKLDPVARCKAQFRHGRTVYRLKRRTEAIGIYENIIKTCTDPKNEDERIRSLYAAGNMQFWRSKFDTSKDHFATIASEYPTRTHADDALLYLARIARKQNDSATEKNYVELALEKYPDGDMLHEIVWEYTEDAFRKGEYSTFLKMLGELKMPDFDPNYFSQGRLKYFKGHAHAQLGERNKAESIWQETWASYPFSFYGYLARERLVQAKAVPASIDAGAKMQVVDWFLDPQWANSAGAKLANLKLYGMAADVERARQKRAANTAQKETSDTDYWRLGLLEHLAGRYPSSHNIARRKIVGRPWAEPETGRTVRWRIAWPNPFGRDILRAIVAERRQASPGVLVEPALPAAIMREESSFIEDIESYAGALGLMQLMPRTAGAHDDDIPGGSNLENLKTSLVNIRVGVDHLNSLAKRFDNQPVLIAAAYNAGGGAVSGWIKRKRTSDIALWVEDIPYDQTRNYTKRVIGSYAAYQWLRGIRELDPSVLNAP; from the coding sequence ATGCCTTCGAATTTCGTGAAAATTCTGCCCATCTGCGCCGCGATGCTCTTGCTGCCGGCGACCGCCTTCGCCCAAACCTCGTCGCTGGACGACGGCCTGGTCGCCGAGGCGCTGCCGGCCGGCTTTTGCCTGACGCAGTCGCCCACCGGTCGCACGCTCTGCGAGCAGGCGGCGAATGAATACGCCCAGGGCCACCATGTTATGGCGGCAGAAAATTGGGAGAAGGCAGCGCAGCTTTTAAGCGAACGCTCCGAGCGCCTTCGCGCACCCGGCGAGGATGCGCAGGTGTGGCCCGGACAGGTCGACCTTTTGGTTCTTGGCGCGAACGCGTGGGAGACCAGCGAAGCCTATAGCCGCGCTGGCCTCGCCTATCTGAAGGCCGCCAAAATCGCCGATAACCTCGCCCCCTATCTTCACTATAAGGCCGCGCAAAACCTCGTTCGTGCGCCAAACCCACCGACCGACATCTTAGCGCGCATCCGCCAGGGCGACGCGCTTAAGCAGGGCTTCGCGGGTTCAGATCTTGTGGAAGCAAAGATCGAAGCGCTGCTTAACGAGGGCCTTCCGGCCGCCGAAACCCTCACCACGGCGCTGACCGGGTCGGCCGCCAGGGAAGCCTGCATGTGGGCGTCGGCCGAGGTCGTGACACACGCCGCCAAGCCGGGTGCTGGCGCGCTACAGGAGTTGGTCTACGGGCATTGCCTGCCCGATGAGGTCGACGCGAAGTTCACTAAACTAAAGCTCGACCCGCCCGCCGCGATGCGCCTGGCCCGAGCCGACCGCTGGTTCGGCGCAGTGCGCTTTAAGAACGCGCTGGCCGAGCTCGAGACCGTGGATCTTGCCAAGCTCGACCCGGTCGCGCGCTGCAAGGCGCAATTTCGCCACGGGCGCACCGTCTACCGGCTCAAGCGGCGCACCGAGGCGATCGGCATCTACGAAAATATCATCAAGACATGCACAGACCCGAAGAACGAAGACGAGCGCATCCGCTCGCTCTACGCCGCCGGCAATATGCAGTTTTGGCGCAGCAAATTCGACACCTCAAAAGATCATTTCGCCACCATCGCCAGCGAATATCCGACCCGCACCCACGCCGACGACGCCCTGCTCTATCTGGCGCGCATCGCCCGCAAACAAAACGATAGCGCGACCGAGAAGAATTACGTCGAGCTCGCCCTGGAGAAATACCCCGACGGCGATATGCTCCACGAGATCGTGTGGGAATACACCGAAGACGCGTTTCGAAAAGGCGAGTATTCGACATTTTTGAAGATGCTCGGGGAGCTGAAGATGCCGGATTTCGATCCGAATTATTTCAGCCAGGGCCGCCTCAAATATTTCAAGGGCCACGCGCACGCACAGCTCGGCGAACGCAACAAGGCCGAGAGCATCTGGCAGGAGACCTGGGCGAGCTATCCCTTTAGTTTTTACGGGTACCTGGCGCGCGAGCGTCTCGTTCAAGCCAAGGCGGTGCCCGCCTCCATCGACGCCGGCGCGAAGATGCAAGTCGTCGACTGGTTCCTCGACCCGCAGTGGGCAAACTCCGCCGGCGCCAAGCTCGCCAACCTCAAGCTGTACGGTATGGCCGCAGACGTCGAGCGCGCGCGCCAAAAGCGCGCGGCGAACACCGCTCAAAAAGAAACCAGCGACACTGATTATTGGCGCCTCGGCCTTTTGGAGCACCTCGCCGGGCGCTACCCGTCGAGCCATAATATCGCGCGCCGAAAGATCGTCGGGCGCCCCTGGGCTGAGCCCGAGACCGGGCGCACCGTGCGCTGGCGCATCGCCTGGCCAAACCCCTTTGGCCGCGACATCCTGCGCGCCATCGTCGCCGAGCGCCGCCAGGCGTCGCCGGGCGTACTGGTCGAACCCGCCCTACCCGCCGCCATCATGCGCGAGGAGTCCAGCTTTATCGAAGATATCGAGTCCTATGCCGGGGCGCTGGGCCTGATGCAGCTCATGCCGCGCACCGCGGGCGCCCACGATGACGACATCCCCGGCGGCTCAAACCTCGAAAACCTCAAGACCTCCTTGGTCAATATCCGCGTCGGCGTCGACCACCTTAACTCCCTGGCCAAGCGCTTCGACAACCAACCCGTGCTCATCGCCGCGGCCTATAACGCCGGCGGCGGCGCGGTCAGCGGCTGGATCAAGCGCAAACGCACCTCCGACATCGCCCTGTGGGTCGAGGACATCCCCTACGACCAGACCCGCAACTATACCAAACGCGTCATCGGCAGCTACGCCGCCTACCAATGGCTACGCGGCATTCGCGAGTTGGACCCGTCGGTGCTCAACGCACCATAA
- a CDS encoding MepB family protein, whose product MSCEQEGQCSGANWGEKMGAEGVPDSLRHFVWHVLGRMRESGVSELEVEAESREYSAARFECFGKKCLFRQAKTTPRKAGQFVTIWKRVEPEAPIAPFDIADPVDIVVVAVQDAENRGYFVFGKALLARKRVFSNGAKEGKRAMRVYAPWVEVTSAQARRTQAWQGACFVSVPVVGDAQYLAELFYAPSV is encoded by the coding sequence TTGAGTTGTGAGCAGGAAGGCCAATGTTCCGGGGCGAATTGGGGCGAGAAAATGGGCGCCGAGGGTGTGCCCGATTCGCTTCGACATTTCGTCTGGCATGTGCTTGGGCGCATGCGTGAGTCGGGTGTTTCAGAGCTTGAAGTCGAGGCGGAGAGCCGTGAATATAGCGCGGCGAGGTTTGAGTGTTTCGGGAAAAAATGCCTCTTTCGCCAGGCGAAAACAACCCCCAGAAAGGCGGGGCAATTCGTTACAATCTGGAAGCGCGTGGAGCCCGAAGCCCCTATCGCGCCTTTTGATATCGCCGACCCGGTCGACATCGTCGTGGTCGCCGTACAAGACGCCGAAAACCGGGGCTACTTTGTATTTGGGAAGGCCCTGCTCGCGCGAAAACGGGTCTTTAGCAATGGAGCCAAGGAAGGGAAGAGGGCGATGCGGGTCTACGCCCCCTGGGTCGAGGTGACCTCCGCGCAGGCAAGGCGAACGCAGGCATGGCAGGGGGCGTGCTTTGTGTCGGTGCCGGTCGTCGGCGATGCGCAGTACTTGGCCGAACTATTTTATGCGCCGTCCGTCTGA
- the mltG gene encoding endolytic transglycosylase MltG, with protein sequence MAKSKKNKLNPRLAQPAGRDRAMIALRVCAVILGLVIIVLGAVYAHYQSYIQKPVLAEGATKTLVIPPDSAWPRVVQILEAEHLIRRPTYFEFWARRRQLPAQVKAGSYELSGPIGLDELADALREGGRFDETTVTFPEGLTIFHLADRVDRLGLVDRASFLRAARDEVALARAGIDGESFEGYLFPDTYRFRKGTPAEEIIDRLHQRWVVMWEALSAEHAESMAALTEQYEFDRRDFITLASLIQRETNLASESDVIARVFLNRIDRGMRLQTDPTCVYGEKTYKEIPRPKYCKDPMNRYSTYVISGLPPGPIANPGKVSIAAALNPSHDEEAKKYLFFVARRDGSRGHHFTKTFAAHKRAIRRYLR encoded by the coding sequence ATGGCAAAATCCAAAAAAAATAAGCTCAATCCTCGCCTGGCCCAGCCCGCCGGGCGCGACCGCGCGATGATCGCGCTGCGCGTCTGCGCGGTCATCCTCGGCCTGGTGATCATCGTGCTGGGCGCGGTTTATGCGCACTACCAATCCTATATTCAGAAGCCGGTGCTCGCCGAGGGGGCGACCAAAACTCTGGTCATTCCACCGGATAGCGCATGGCCGCGGGTGGTCCAGATCCTGGAGGCCGAGCATTTGATTCGGCGGCCGACCTATTTTGAGTTCTGGGCGCGCCGCCGCCAACTTCCGGCGCAGGTTAAGGCCGGCAGCTACGAGTTGAGCGGGCCGATTGGCCTGGACGAATTGGCGGACGCGCTGCGGGAGGGCGGGCGCTTCGACGAGACGACGGTGACCTTCCCGGAGGGGCTGACGATCTTCCACCTGGCCGACCGCGTTGACCGCCTCGGGCTTGTCGACCGCGCGTCATTCCTGAGGGCCGCGCGTGACGAGGTGGCGCTGGCGCGCGCCGGCATCGACGGCGAGAGCTTTGAGGGCTACCTCTTCCCGGACACCTACCGTTTTCGCAAGGGGACGCCGGCCGAGGAGATCATCGACCGGCTGCACCAGCGCTGGGTTGTGATGTGGGAGGCGCTCAGCGCCGAGCACGCCGAGTCGATGGCCGCGCTCACCGAGCAATACGAGTTTGACCGGCGCGATTTTATCACCCTCGCCAGCCTCATTCAGCGCGAGACGAACCTCGCCAGCGAGAGCGACGTCATCGCGCGGGTGTTTCTCAACCGCATCGACCGCGGCATGCGCCTGCAGACCGACCCGACCTGCGTCTATGGGGAGAAGACCTACAAAGAAATCCCGCGCCCCAAATATTGCAAAGACCCGATGAACCGCTACTCGACCTATGTCATCTCGGGGCTGCCGCCCGGGCCAATCGCCAACCCCGGAAAGGTCAGCATCGCCGCGGCGCTCAATCCGAGCCACGACGAGGAAGCCAAAAAGTATCTCTTCTTCGTGGCGCGTCGGGACGGCAGTCGCGGGCACCATTTCACCAAGACCTTCGCGGCCCACAAACGGGCGATCCGGCGCTATCTGCGATGA
- a CDS encoding BamA/TamA family outer membrane protein has product MLWVSLPVVQAEENTATLGGIEEVVAPTYCVKAIDFLGLERTKQAILHGELASAGVRVGKAASPEAIEAGVQKIRNLGVFREVLYDTFEVVREELQAEQDAPAVAGCAGHPAARLTIQLDEKWTALPLFSFSRGGGTYRLILGAYDVNFLGRYINLGAQYERLGDTNSFFTWISPQRLLGRDLIPALSLGSRNRVYRLYDPDGTVAGGFLLNRFSVTGSLLKEWSDWFRTSVSLRFEDDDFSLDLLSEQAREAQIARGLPDSSQALLVGAIVTVGRLNRNNFLVDGQSLTLGVNHGNEHLGSTDAYRDLLLGYRYFKSLPLKSTIGFRLAGGFASTDAVHRRFFLGGLDAIRGFASDRFNGNNYWLSSVEFRIPSVDTRWFVLQHIFFVDAAGVSESVGDLAKLSGASAGTGIRIIVPKIQDFVVRIDYAFPLYDVAANPLGFGGGQYF; this is encoded by the coding sequence ATGCTCTGGGTCAGCCTGCCCGTAGTTCAGGCCGAGGAGAACACGGCAACGCTTGGGGGTATAGAAGAGGTCGTCGCACCAACCTATTGCGTCAAAGCAATCGACTTCCTCGGCCTGGAGCGCACCAAACAAGCGATTCTCCACGGGGAGTTGGCCAGCGCGGGCGTTCGGGTGGGCAAGGCGGCGTCGCCCGAGGCGATCGAAGCCGGCGTGCAAAAGATTCGAAATCTGGGCGTCTTCCGCGAGGTGCTATACGACACGTTTGAGGTTGTCCGCGAGGAACTGCAGGCGGAGCAAGATGCACCGGCGGTTGCCGGCTGTGCGGGACATCCCGCGGCGCGCCTCACGATTCAACTCGACGAAAAATGGACGGCGCTCCCGCTCTTTAGTTTTTCGCGCGGCGGCGGCACCTACCGGCTCATCCTCGGAGCCTACGACGTCAATTTTCTGGGGCGCTATATCAACCTTGGCGCGCAATACGAGCGCCTCGGCGATACCAACTCCTTTTTCACCTGGATCTCGCCGCAGCGACTCCTTGGGCGCGACCTCATTCCTGCGCTGAGCCTGGGCAGTCGCAATCGCGTATATCGCCTCTATGACCCTGACGGGACGGTCGCCGGCGGATTCCTGCTGAACCGATTCTCGGTGACTGGTTCGCTGCTTAAGGAGTGGAGCGATTGGTTCCGCACCAGCGTCAGCCTGCGCTTTGAAGACGACGACTTCTCCCTCGACCTTCTGAGTGAGCAGGCGCGCGAGGCACAGATCGCGCGGGGCCTCCCCGACTCCAGCCAGGCGCTCCTCGTCGGGGCGATCGTCACGGTGGGTCGGCTCAATCGAAACAACTTTCTGGTCGACGGGCAATCGCTCACCCTCGGCGTGAACCACGGCAACGAACACCTTGGCTCGACCGACGCCTATCGCGATCTGCTGCTCGGTTATCGGTATTTTAAAAGCCTGCCACTAAAGTCGACCATTGGCTTCAGATTGGCGGGCGGTTTTGCCTCCACCGACGCCGTGCATCGACGCTTCTTTTTGGGCGGTCTCGACGCCATTCGCGGCTTCGCCTCGGACCGATTCAACGGAAATAATTATTGGCTAAGCTCCGTGGAGTTTCGGATTCCGTCGGTCGATACGCGCTGGTTTGTGCTCCAACACATCTTCTTTGTCGACGCCGCGGGCGTCTCCGAGTCCGTCGGCGACCTGGCGAAATTGTCGGGGGCGAGCGCAGGAACGGGGATACGGATCATCGTGCCGAAGATCCAGGACTTCGTCGTGCGCATTGATTATGCGTTCCCGCTCTACGATGTCGCGGCGAATCCGTTGGGGTTTGGCGGGGGGCAGTATTTCTGA
- a CDS encoding sigma-54 interaction domain-containing protein, with protein sequence MIDWNRLISDPVLQSLGALLREQFGVWVGVVDAFGKTYPAGDAGVEPFNRPVCVRFCSKAVTLERRATSGDAEPKTSTCARSNRRWNEQATPGLDDVATHCHAGLSAMVIAFDEDAGAARSTHQNTPPAGRACLYISGYVHTEHAYERLGNIRALLKANQLAPETEAATDAMMDTIPRLDRREREFMRGVAGQFVARARRLLGEDEGDGAAAKIRVPGTNYYGMIGSSRPVLHLFDTISMVAHSNSTILIQGENGTGKELIARALHAESPRRDRPFVALNCAAVASDLIASELFGHKRGAFSGAHRDRDGLVEEANGGTLFLDEIGDMELHLQVKLLRFLQEGTFIPVGGSQERKVNVRVLCATNQDLEALVREGKFRKDLFFRVNVINLVSPPLRARKGDIEVLANHFLSSASKRHHRPQKSLSAAAMQQLRAHAWPGNVRELENEIERLVILSGEDEVIGAQLLSERISPTEDDEEFGDFDGMQMPDAVERLERAMMLKTLRETGWNKSETARILGVSRRNLIRKVARFKLEGDLED encoded by the coding sequence ATGATCGATTGGAACCGCCTGATATCGGACCCGGTGCTCCAAAGCCTGGGGGCTCTATTGCGCGAACAATTTGGGGTGTGGGTGGGCGTCGTCGACGCCTTCGGCAAGACGTATCCGGCCGGTGACGCGGGCGTTGAGCCCTTCAATCGCCCCGTCTGCGTGCGCTTTTGCTCGAAGGCGGTCACGCTCGAAAGGCGCGCGACGTCCGGCGACGCCGAGCCCAAGACTTCGACGTGCGCGCGGTCGAATCGGCGGTGGAATGAGCAGGCAACGCCGGGGCTCGATGATGTCGCTACCCACTGCCACGCCGGGCTCTCCGCGATGGTCATCGCCTTCGACGAGGACGCCGGGGCCGCTCGCTCGACCCACCAAAACACGCCGCCCGCCGGGCGCGCCTGCCTCTATATCTCGGGCTACGTTCACACCGAGCACGCCTACGAGCGGCTCGGCAATATTCGGGCGTTGCTCAAAGCCAACCAGTTGGCGCCGGAGACCGAAGCCGCGACCGACGCGATGATGGATACGATTCCGCGGCTCGACCGGCGCGAGCGTGAGTTTATGCGGGGTGTCGCCGGGCAATTTGTCGCCCGCGCGCGACGTCTTCTGGGCGAGGATGAGGGCGATGGCGCTGCGGCCAAGATCCGCGTGCCGGGCACCAATTATTATGGGATGATCGGGTCGAGTCGGCCGGTGCTGCATCTTTTTGACACGATATCGATGGTCGCGCACAGCAACTCAACGATCCTTATTCAGGGCGAAAACGGCACCGGTAAGGAGCTGATCGCGCGCGCGCTGCACGCCGAGAGTCCCCGGCGCGACCGACCATTCGTGGCGCTAAACTGCGCCGCGGTCGCCAGTGATCTGATCGCCAGCGAGCTCTTCGGGCATAAGCGCGGCGCGTTCTCCGGGGCGCATCGCGACCGGGACGGCCTGGTCGAGGAGGCCAACGGGGGGACGCTCTTTCTCGACGAGATCGGCGATATGGAGCTGCATCTTCAGGTGAAATTGCTGCGCTTTTTGCAGGAGGGCACCTTCATCCCCGTCGGAGGGAGTCAGGAGCGAAAGGTCAATGTGCGGGTCTTGTGCGCGACCAACCAGGACCTTGAGGCGCTGGTGCGCGAGGGTAAATTCCGAAAAGATCTCTTCTTTCGGGTCAACGTAATCAACCTGGTGTCGCCGCCGCTGCGCGCGCGAAAGGGCGATATCGAGGTGTTGGCCAACCACTTCTTGAGCAGCGCGTCGAAGCGGCATCACCGGCCGCAGAAATCCCTGAGCGCGGCAGCGATGCAACAACTTCGCGCCCACGCGTGGCCGGGCAATGTGCGCGAATTGGAGAATGAGATCGAGCGCCTGGTCATCCTATCTGGCGAGGACGAGGTCATCGGTGCGCAGCTTTTGTCCGAGCGGATTTCGCCCACCGAGGACGATGAGGAATTCGGTGACTTCGACGGCATGCAGATGCCCGATGCGGTGGAGCGCCTGGAGCGAGCGATGATGCTCAAGACTCTGCGCGAGACCGGGTGGAATAAGTCCGAGACCGCGCGCATCCTGGGCGTGAGTCGGCGCAATCTGATCCGAAAGGTCGCAAGATTCAAGCTCGAGGGCGACCTTGAGGATTGA
- the serS gene encoding serine--tRNA ligase, with protein sequence MLDINFIRENADKVQKGAQDKCFDVDIPRLLELDDRRRELIQENEAVRARRNEVASAIPKASNEERPALIAEGRELKDRLQELDETLNAVKEEYDKKLLLIPNVALDEVPIGKTDDDNVELRKYLEPTQFDFEPRDHEELGELLDIIDKKRAIKFAGARSYLLKGAGAMLEMAVMRLAMDLMVEAGFTPVIGPVMVNESAMTGSGFFPYGREDTYHLERDDKWLVGTSEVYLVNVHADEILELSDLPKLYSGYSPCFRREAGSAGADTRGIYRVHQFTKVEQVAIIPADKEKSREVHDMLMGNSERLMQMLELPHRVAAACTGEIGLGQVLKHELETWMPSRNRYSETHSCSSLYDYQARRAGIRYRDEDGTIKYAYTLNNTLAASPRILIPILENYQNEDGSVRIPKALQPYMYGMEVIEVPKK encoded by the coding sequence ATGCTGGATATCAATTTTATTCGCGAAAACGCCGACAAAGTCCAAAAGGGCGCTCAAGATAAGTGCTTTGACGTCGATATCCCCCGTTTGCTTGAGCTCGACGACCGCCGTCGTGAGCTGATCCAGGAGAACGAAGCGGTGCGCGCGCGTCGCAACGAAGTCGCCTCCGCGATTCCGAAGGCCTCCAACGAAGAGCGTCCGGCGCTGATCGCCGAGGGCCGCGAGCTCAAGGACCGGCTCCAGGAGCTCGACGAGACCCTCAACGCGGTCAAAGAAGAGTATGACAAGAAGCTGCTGTTGATTCCGAACGTGGCGCTGGACGAAGTGCCGATCGGAAAGACCGACGACGATAACGTCGAGCTGCGCAAATACCTCGAGCCGACCCAATTCGACTTCGAGCCGCGCGACCACGAGGAGCTCGGCGAGCTGCTCGATATCATCGACAAAAAACGCGCGATCAAATTTGCGGGCGCGCGCTCCTATCTGCTCAAGGGCGCTGGCGCCATGCTCGAGATGGCCGTGATGCGACTGGCCATGGACCTGATGGTCGAGGCGGGCTTCACGCCGGTCATCGGACCGGTGATGGTCAACGAGAGCGCGATGACCGGGTCGGGCTTCTTCCCCTACGGGCGTGAAGATACCTACCACCTTGAGCGCGACGACAAATGGCTGGTCGGCACCAGCGAGGTCTACCTGGTGAACGTGCACGCAGATGAGATCCTCGAGCTCAGCGATCTTCCGAAGCTCTATAGCGGGTATTCGCCATGCTTCCGCCGCGAGGCTGGCAGCGCCGGCGCCGACACCCGCGGCATCTACCGCGTCCACCAATTCACCAAGGTCGAGCAGGTCGCGATTATCCCGGCCGACAAAGAGAAGTCGCGCGAGGTCCATGATATGCTCATGGGCAACTCGGAGCGTCTGATGCAGATGCTCGAGCTGCCGCACCGCGTGGCGGCTGCGTGCACCGGTGAGATCGGGCTCGGCCAGGTGCTCAAGCATGAGCTTGAGACCTGGATGCCGTCGCGAAATCGCTACTCGGAGACCCACTCCTGCTCAAGCCTCTATGACTACCAGGCGCGCCGCGCGGGCATCCGCTACCGCGACGAGGACGGCACCATTAAATACGCCTACACCCTCAATAACACCCTGGCGGCGAGCCCGCGCATTCTGATTCCGATCCTTGAGAATTACCAGAATGAGGACGGCTCGGTCCGCATTCCCAAGGCGCTCCAGCCCTATATGTACGGCATGGAAGTCATCGAAGTGCCGAAGAAATAA
- a CDS encoding DUF3817 domain-containing protein → MPSNALFLLFRIVAFIEGLSWLVLLFIAMPLKYMADSPEMVTMVGRAHGGLFVAFVILGIIVSYKYEWTPKLMLYAFLASLLPFGTFYFDYWLHRPAQKWAIQTDGA, encoded by the coding sequence ATGCCGTCCAACGCTCTGTTCCTGCTGTTCCGCATTGTCGCGTTCATCGAAGGCCTCTCCTGGCTGGTGCTGCTCTTCATCGCGATGCCGCTCAAATATATGGCTGACTCCCCCGAGATGGTCACGATGGTCGGACGGGCCCACGGCGGCCTCTTTGTCGCGTTCGTGATTCTAGGCATCATCGTATCCTATAAATACGAATGGACGCCCAAACTCATGCTCTACGCGTTCCTGGCATCATTGCTCCCCTTCGGCACCTTCTATTTTGACTATTGGCTTCACCGGCCGGCGCAAAAGTGGGCGATTCAGACGGACGGCGCATAA